A genomic region of Microtus ochrogaster isolate Prairie Vole_2 unplaced genomic scaffold, MicOch1.0 UNK73, whole genome shotgun sequence contains the following coding sequences:
- the Hpx gene encoding hemopexin gives MTRTVVSPVTLGLLGLCWSLTAANPLPSARETVAENVGESATKPDSDVIERCSDGWSFDATTLDHNGTMLFFKGEFVWRGHAGVRELISERWKNSTSSVDAAFRRGPNSVFLIKGDKIWVYPPEKKENGYPKLLQEEFPGIPYPLDAAVECHHGECPSEGVLFFQGNRKWFWDFATRTKKERSWPAVGNCTAALRWLERYYCFQGNQFLRFNPVSGEVPPRYPLDARDYFMSCPGRGHGRPRNATNSTHPMHSRCSPDPGLTALMSDHRGATYAFSGSHYWRLDTSRDGWHSWPIAHHWPQGPSAVDAAFSWDGKVYLIQGTQVYVFLTKGGNTLVSGYPKRLEKELGSPPGISLDTVDSTFICPGSSRLYVTAGRRLWWLDLKSGAQAIWTELSWPHEKIDGALCLDKSLGPNSCSSKGPSLYLIHGPNLYCYSSIDKLNAAKVAPQPQRVNSLLGCSQ, from the exons ATGACTAGGACAGTGGTGTCACCTGTAACCCTGGGGCTGCTGGGCCTGTGCTGGTCCCTGACTGCTGCCAACCCTCTCCCTTC TGCCCGTGAGACTGTTGCTGAAAATGTTGGTGAAAGTGCGACCAAGCCAGACTCAGATGTAATCG AGCGCTGCTCAGATGGCTGGAGCTTTGATGCTACTACCCTGGATCACAATGGAACCATGCTGTTCTTTAAAG GGGAGTTCGTGTGGAGGGGTCATGCAGGAGTCCGGGAATTAATCTCAGAGAGGTGGAAGAACTCCACCAGCTCTGTAGATGCTGCATTCCGCCGTGGTCCCAACAGTGTCTTCCTGATCAAG GGAGACAAAATCTGGGTGTACCCccctgaaaagaaggaaaatggataTCCAAAGTTGCTCCAAGAAGAATTCCCTGGAATCCCATACCCATTGGATGCCGCTGTGGAGTGCCACCATGGAGAATGCCCGAGTGAAGGCGTCCTCTTCTTCCAAG GTAACCGCAAGTGGTTCTGGGACTTTGCTACAAGAACCAAAAAGGAACGCTCCTGGCCAGCTGTTGGGAATTGCACCGCAGCCTTGAGGTGGCTTGAACGCTACTACTGCTTCCAGGGTAACCAGTTCCTGCGCTTCAACCCCGTCTCAGGAGAGGTGCCTCCCAGATACCCTCTGGATGCCCGTGATTACTTCATGTCCTGCCCTGGCAGAG gcCATGGTAGACCCAGAAATGCAACAAATAGCACCCATCCTATGCATTCACGCTGTAGCCCAGATCCCGGCTTGACTGCATTAATGTCTGATCACCGAGGTGCCACCTATGCCTTCAGTG GCTCCCACTACTGGCGTCTGGACACCAGCCGTGATGGGTGGCATAGCTGGCCCATTGCTCATCACTGGCCCCAGGGGCCTTCGGCAGTAGATGCTGCCTTTTCCTGGGATGGGAAAGTCTATCTGATCCAG GGCACTCAAGTATACGTCTTCCTGACAAAGGGAGGCAATACCCTAGTAAGTGGTTATCCAAAGCGGCTGGAGAAGGAACTCGGGAGCCCTCCTGGGATCAGCCTTGACACTGTGGATTCGACTTTTATCTGCCCTGGTTCTTCCAGGCTCTATGTCACAGCAG GACGGCGGCTATGGTGGCTGGACCTGAAGTCAGGAGCTCAGGCGATATGGACAGAGCTTTCTTGGCCCCATGAGAAAATTGATGGGGCCCTATGTTTGGACAAGTCCCTTGGTCCCAACtcatgttcttccaaaggtcccagcTTATACCTTATCCATGGGCCCAATTTGTACTGCTACAGCAGTATAGACAAACTGAATGCCGCCAAGGTGGCTCCGCAGCCCCAGAGAGTCAACAGCCTCCTTGGCTGCAGTCAATAA
- the Trim3 gene encoding tripartite motif-containing protein 3 isoform X2, whose protein sequence is MAKREDSPGPEVQPMDKQFLVCSICLDRYRCPKVLPCLHTFCERCLQNYIPAQSLTLSCPVCRQTSILPEQGVSALQNNFFISSLMEAMQQAPEGAHDPEDPHPLSAVAGRPLSCPNHEGKTMEFYCEACETAMCGECRAGEHREHGTVLLRDVVEQHKAALQRQLEAVRGRLPQLSAAIALVGGISQQLQERKAEALAQISAAFEDLEQALQQRKQALVSDLESICGAKQKVLQTQLDTLRQGQEHIGSSCSFAEQALRLGSAPEVLLVRKHMRERLAALAAQAFPERPHENAQLELVLEVDGLRRSVLNLGALLTTSATAHETVATGEGLRQALVGQPASLTVTTKDKDGRLVRTGSAELCAEITGPDGTRLAVPVVDHKNGTYELVYTARTEGDLLLSVLLYGQPVRGSPFRVRALRPGDLPPSPDDVKRRVKSPGGPGSHVRQKAVRRPSSMYSTGGKRKENPIEDELVFRVGSRGREKGEFTNLQGVSAASSGRIVVADSNNQCIQVFSNEGQFKFRFGVRGRSPGQLQRPTGVAVDTNGDIIVADYDNRWVSIFSPEGKFKTKIGAGRLMGPKGVAVDRNGHIIVVDNKSCCVFTFQPNGKLVGRFGGRGATDRHFAGPHFVAVNNKNEIVVTDFHNHSVKVYNADGEFLFKFGSHGEGNGQFNAPTGVAVDSNGNIIVADWGNSRIQVFDSSGSFLSYINTSAEPLYGPQGLALTSDGHVVVADAGNHCFKAYRYLQ, encoded by the exons ATGCCTCCAGAACTATATCCCTGCTCAGAGTCTGACACTGTCCTGCCCAGTGTGCCGGCAGACATCCATCCTCCCAGAACAGGGTGTCTCAGCCCTGCAGAACAACTTCTTCATCAGCAGCCTGATGGAGGCCATGCAGCAGGCACCTGAGGGGGCCCACGACCCTGAAGACCCCCACCCCCTCAGCGCAGTGGCTGGCcgccctctctcctgccccaaccATGAAGGCAAG ACGATGGAGTTTTACTGTGAGGCCTGTGAGACGGCCATGTGTGGTGAGTGCCGCGCAGGGGAGCACCGGGAGCATGGCACCGTGCTGCTGCGCGACGTGGTAGAGCAGCACAAGGCAGCCCTGCAGCGCCAGCTTGAGGCTGTGCGTGGCCG ATTGCCGCAGCTCTCTGCAGCTATCGCCTTAGTCGGGGGCATCAGCCAGCAGCTGCAAGAGCGCAAGGCAGAGGCCCTGGCCCAGATAAGTGCAGCCTTTGAGGACCTGGAGCAAGCCCTGCAGCAGCGCAAGCAAGCTCTGGTCAGCGACTTGGAGAGCATTTGTGGGGCCAAGCAGAAG GTGTTGCAGACACAGTTAGACACACTGCGCCAGGGTCAGGAACACATTGGCAGTAGCTGCAGCTTTGCGGAGCAGGCCCTGAGACTGGGCTCTGCCCCTGAGGTATTGCTGGTGAGAAAGCACATGCGAGAGAGGCTGGCCGCACTGGCGGCTCAGGCCTTCCCAGAAAGGCCACATGAGAACGCACAGCTGGAACTGGTCCTTGAAGTTGATGGCTTGAGGAGATCGGTACTCAATCTGGGTGCACTGCTCACTACCAGTGCCACTGCACATGAGACAGTGGCCACGGGCGAGGGCCTGCGCCAGGCGCTCGTGGGCCAGCCTGCTTCACTCACCGTCACCACCAAAGACAAGGATGGGCGGCTGGTGCGCACAGGCAGCGCAGAGCTGTGTGCAGAGATCACCGGGCCTGACGGCACACGCCTCGCGGTGCCAGTGGTGGACCACAAGAATGGCACCTATGAGCTGGTGTACACTGCACGCACAGAAGGCGACCTGCTCCTCTCCGTGCTGCTCTATGGACAGCCGGTTCGTGGCAGCCCTTTCCGTGTGCGAGCCCTGCGGCCCGGGGACCTGCCACCTTCCCCAGATGATGTGAAGCGCCGGGTCAAGTCTCCTGGTGGTCCTGGCAGCCACGTGCGCCAGAAGGCAGTGCGTAGGCCCAGCTCCATGTACAGCACTGGTGGCAAACGGAAGGAAAACCCAATTGAGGATGAACTCGTCTTCCGTGTTG GCAGCCGTGGAAGGGAAAAAGGTGAATTCACTAATTTACAAGGTGTGTCTGCCGCGAGCAGTGGTCGCATAGTGGTAGCAGACAGCAACAACCAATGCATTCAG GTTTTCTCCAATGAGGGCCAGTTCAAGTTCCGATTTGGGGTGCGTGGGCGCTCACCTGGGCAACTACAGCGTCCCACAGGTGTGGCAGTGGACACCAATGGAGACATTATTGTGGCAGACTATGACAACCGTTGGGTCAGCATCTTCTCCCCTGAGGGCAAGTTCAAG ACCAAGATTGGAGCTGGCCGCCTCATGGGGCCCAAAGGAGTGGCTGTGGACCGGAACGGACATATCATTGTGGTAGACAACAAATCTTGCTGTGTCTTCACCTTCCAGCCCAATGGCAAGCTGGTTGGGCGTTTTGGAGGCCGTGGGGCCACTGACCGCCACTTTGCAG GGCCCCACTTTGTGGCTGTAAACAACAAGAATGAGATTGTAGTAACGGATTTCCATAACCATTCAGTGAAG GTGTACAACGCTGACGGAGAGTTCCTCTTCAAATTTGGCTCACACGGCGAGGGCAATGGGCAGTTCAATGCCCCCACGGGAGTAGCTGTGGATTCCAATGGGAACATCATTGTAGCCGACTGGGGCAACAGCCGAATCCAG GTATTCGACAGTTCTGGCTCCTTCCTGTCCTATATCAACACCTCTGCGGAGCCACTGTATGGCCCACAGGGCTTGGCATTGACCTCGGATGGCCACGTGGTAGTGGCTGATGCTGGCAACCACTGTTTTAAGGCCTATCGTTACCTCCAGTAG
- the Trim3 gene encoding tripartite motif-containing protein 3 isoform X3: protein MKTMEFYCEACETAMCGECRAGEHREHGTVLLRDVVEQHKAALQRQLEAVRGRLPQLSAAIALVGGISQQLQERKAEALAQISAAFEDLEQALQQRKQALVSDLESICGAKQKVLQTQLDTLRQGQEHIGSSCSFAEQALRLGSAPEVLLVRKHMRERLAALAAQAFPERPHENAQLELVLEVDGLRRSVLNLGALLTTSATAHETVATGEGLRQALVGQPASLTVTTKDKDGRLVRTGSAELCAEITGPDGTRLAVPVVDHKNGTYELVYTARTEGDLLLSVLLYGQPVRGSPFRVRALRPGDLPPSPDDVKRRVKSPGGPGSHVRQKAVRRPSSMYSTGGKRKENPIEDELVFRVGSRGREKGEFTNLQGVSAASSGRIVVADSNNQCIQVFSNEGQFKFRFGVRGRSPGQLQRPTGVAVDTNGDIIVADYDNRWVSIFSPEGKFKTKIGAGRLMGPKGVAVDRNGHIIVVDNKSCCVFTFQPNGKLVGRFGGRGATDRHFAGPHFVAVNNKNEIVVTDFHNHSVKVYNADGEFLFKFGSHGEGNGQFNAPTGVAVDSNGNIIVADWGNSRIQVFDSSGSFLSYINTSAEPLYGPQGLALTSDGHVVVADAGNHCFKAYRYLQ from the exons ATGAAG ACGATGGAGTTTTACTGTGAGGCCTGTGAGACGGCCATGTGTGGTGAGTGCCGCGCAGGGGAGCACCGGGAGCATGGCACCGTGCTGCTGCGCGACGTGGTAGAGCAGCACAAGGCAGCCCTGCAGCGCCAGCTTGAGGCTGTGCGTGGCCG ATTGCCGCAGCTCTCTGCAGCTATCGCCTTAGTCGGGGGCATCAGCCAGCAGCTGCAAGAGCGCAAGGCAGAGGCCCTGGCCCAGATAAGTGCAGCCTTTGAGGACCTGGAGCAAGCCCTGCAGCAGCGCAAGCAAGCTCTGGTCAGCGACTTGGAGAGCATTTGTGGGGCCAAGCAGAAG GTGTTGCAGACACAGTTAGACACACTGCGCCAGGGTCAGGAACACATTGGCAGTAGCTGCAGCTTTGCGGAGCAGGCCCTGAGACTGGGCTCTGCCCCTGAGGTATTGCTGGTGAGAAAGCACATGCGAGAGAGGCTGGCCGCACTGGCGGCTCAGGCCTTCCCAGAAAGGCCACATGAGAACGCACAGCTGGAACTGGTCCTTGAAGTTGATGGCTTGAGGAGATCGGTACTCAATCTGGGTGCACTGCTCACTACCAGTGCCACTGCACATGAGACAGTGGCCACGGGCGAGGGCCTGCGCCAGGCGCTCGTGGGCCAGCCTGCTTCACTCACCGTCACCACCAAAGACAAGGATGGGCGGCTGGTGCGCACAGGCAGCGCAGAGCTGTGTGCAGAGATCACCGGGCCTGACGGCACACGCCTCGCGGTGCCAGTGGTGGACCACAAGAATGGCACCTATGAGCTGGTGTACACTGCACGCACAGAAGGCGACCTGCTCCTCTCCGTGCTGCTCTATGGACAGCCGGTTCGTGGCAGCCCTTTCCGTGTGCGAGCCCTGCGGCCCGGGGACCTGCCACCTTCCCCAGATGATGTGAAGCGCCGGGTCAAGTCTCCTGGTGGTCCTGGCAGCCACGTGCGCCAGAAGGCAGTGCGTAGGCCCAGCTCCATGTACAGCACTGGTGGCAAACGGAAGGAAAACCCAATTGAGGATGAACTCGTCTTCCGTGTTG GCAGCCGTGGAAGGGAAAAAGGTGAATTCACTAATTTACAAGGTGTGTCTGCCGCGAGCAGTGGTCGCATAGTGGTAGCAGACAGCAACAACCAATGCATTCAG GTTTTCTCCAATGAGGGCCAGTTCAAGTTCCGATTTGGGGTGCGTGGGCGCTCACCTGGGCAACTACAGCGTCCCACAGGTGTGGCAGTGGACACCAATGGAGACATTATTGTGGCAGACTATGACAACCGTTGGGTCAGCATCTTCTCCCCTGAGGGCAAGTTCAAG ACCAAGATTGGAGCTGGCCGCCTCATGGGGCCCAAAGGAGTGGCTGTGGACCGGAACGGACATATCATTGTGGTAGACAACAAATCTTGCTGTGTCTTCACCTTCCAGCCCAATGGCAAGCTGGTTGGGCGTTTTGGAGGCCGTGGGGCCACTGACCGCCACTTTGCAG GGCCCCACTTTGTGGCTGTAAACAACAAGAATGAGATTGTAGTAACGGATTTCCATAACCATTCAGTGAAG GTGTACAACGCTGACGGAGAGTTCCTCTTCAAATTTGGCTCACACGGCGAGGGCAATGGGCAGTTCAATGCCCCCACGGGAGTAGCTGTGGATTCCAATGGGAACATCATTGTAGCCGACTGGGGCAACAGCCGAATCCAG GTATTCGACAGTTCTGGCTCCTTCCTGTCCTATATCAACACCTCTGCGGAGCCACTGTATGGCCCACAGGGCTTGGCATTGACCTCGGATGGCCACGTGGTAGTGGCTGATGCTGGCAACCACTGTTTTAAGGCCTATCGTTACCTCCAGTAG
- the Trim3 gene encoding tripartite motif-containing protein 3 isoform X1, translating into MAKREDSPGPEVQPMDKQFLVCSICLDRYRCPKVLPCLHTFCERCLQNYIPAQSLTLSCPVCRQTSILPEQGVSALQNNFFISSLMEAMQQAPEGAHDPEDPHPLSAVAGRPLSCPNHEGKEPLSRQTMEFYCEACETAMCGECRAGEHREHGTVLLRDVVEQHKAALQRQLEAVRGRLPQLSAAIALVGGISQQLQERKAEALAQISAAFEDLEQALQQRKQALVSDLESICGAKQKVLQTQLDTLRQGQEHIGSSCSFAEQALRLGSAPEVLLVRKHMRERLAALAAQAFPERPHENAQLELVLEVDGLRRSVLNLGALLTTSATAHETVATGEGLRQALVGQPASLTVTTKDKDGRLVRTGSAELCAEITGPDGTRLAVPVVDHKNGTYELVYTARTEGDLLLSVLLYGQPVRGSPFRVRALRPGDLPPSPDDVKRRVKSPGGPGSHVRQKAVRRPSSMYSTGGKRKENPIEDELVFRVGSRGREKGEFTNLQGVSAASSGRIVVADSNNQCIQVFSNEGQFKFRFGVRGRSPGQLQRPTGVAVDTNGDIIVADYDNRWVSIFSPEGKFKTKIGAGRLMGPKGVAVDRNGHIIVVDNKSCCVFTFQPNGKLVGRFGGRGATDRHFAGPHFVAVNNKNEIVVTDFHNHSVKVYNADGEFLFKFGSHGEGNGQFNAPTGVAVDSNGNIIVADWGNSRIQVFDSSGSFLSYINTSAEPLYGPQGLALTSDGHVVVADAGNHCFKAYRYLQ; encoded by the exons ATGCCTCCAGAACTATATCCCTGCTCAGAGTCTGACACTGTCCTGCCCAGTGTGCCGGCAGACATCCATCCTCCCAGAACAGGGTGTCTCAGCCCTGCAGAACAACTTCTTCATCAGCAGCCTGATGGAGGCCATGCAGCAGGCACCTGAGGGGGCCCACGACCCTGAAGACCCCCACCCCCTCAGCGCAGTGGCTGGCcgccctctctcctgccccaaccATGAAGGCAAG GAGCCCTTGTCCCGCCAGACGATGGAGTTTTACTGTGAGGCCTGTGAGACGGCCATGTGTGGTGAGTGCCGCGCAGGGGAGCACCGGGAGCATGGCACCGTGCTGCTGCGCGACGTGGTAGAGCAGCACAAGGCAGCCCTGCAGCGCCAGCTTGAGGCTGTGCGTGGCCG ATTGCCGCAGCTCTCTGCAGCTATCGCCTTAGTCGGGGGCATCAGCCAGCAGCTGCAAGAGCGCAAGGCAGAGGCCCTGGCCCAGATAAGTGCAGCCTTTGAGGACCTGGAGCAAGCCCTGCAGCAGCGCAAGCAAGCTCTGGTCAGCGACTTGGAGAGCATTTGTGGGGCCAAGCAGAAG GTGTTGCAGACACAGTTAGACACACTGCGCCAGGGTCAGGAACACATTGGCAGTAGCTGCAGCTTTGCGGAGCAGGCCCTGAGACTGGGCTCTGCCCCTGAGGTATTGCTGGTGAGAAAGCACATGCGAGAGAGGCTGGCCGCACTGGCGGCTCAGGCCTTCCCAGAAAGGCCACATGAGAACGCACAGCTGGAACTGGTCCTTGAAGTTGATGGCTTGAGGAGATCGGTACTCAATCTGGGTGCACTGCTCACTACCAGTGCCACTGCACATGAGACAGTGGCCACGGGCGAGGGCCTGCGCCAGGCGCTCGTGGGCCAGCCTGCTTCACTCACCGTCACCACCAAAGACAAGGATGGGCGGCTGGTGCGCACAGGCAGCGCAGAGCTGTGTGCAGAGATCACCGGGCCTGACGGCACACGCCTCGCGGTGCCAGTGGTGGACCACAAGAATGGCACCTATGAGCTGGTGTACACTGCACGCACAGAAGGCGACCTGCTCCTCTCCGTGCTGCTCTATGGACAGCCGGTTCGTGGCAGCCCTTTCCGTGTGCGAGCCCTGCGGCCCGGGGACCTGCCACCTTCCCCAGATGATGTGAAGCGCCGGGTCAAGTCTCCTGGTGGTCCTGGCAGCCACGTGCGCCAGAAGGCAGTGCGTAGGCCCAGCTCCATGTACAGCACTGGTGGCAAACGGAAGGAAAACCCAATTGAGGATGAACTCGTCTTCCGTGTTG GCAGCCGTGGAAGGGAAAAAGGTGAATTCACTAATTTACAAGGTGTGTCTGCCGCGAGCAGTGGTCGCATAGTGGTAGCAGACAGCAACAACCAATGCATTCAG GTTTTCTCCAATGAGGGCCAGTTCAAGTTCCGATTTGGGGTGCGTGGGCGCTCACCTGGGCAACTACAGCGTCCCACAGGTGTGGCAGTGGACACCAATGGAGACATTATTGTGGCAGACTATGACAACCGTTGGGTCAGCATCTTCTCCCCTGAGGGCAAGTTCAAG ACCAAGATTGGAGCTGGCCGCCTCATGGGGCCCAAAGGAGTGGCTGTGGACCGGAACGGACATATCATTGTGGTAGACAACAAATCTTGCTGTGTCTTCACCTTCCAGCCCAATGGCAAGCTGGTTGGGCGTTTTGGAGGCCGTGGGGCCACTGACCGCCACTTTGCAG GGCCCCACTTTGTGGCTGTAAACAACAAGAATGAGATTGTAGTAACGGATTTCCATAACCATTCAGTGAAG GTGTACAACGCTGACGGAGAGTTCCTCTTCAAATTTGGCTCACACGGCGAGGGCAATGGGCAGTTCAATGCCCCCACGGGAGTAGCTGTGGATTCCAATGGGAACATCATTGTAGCCGACTGGGGCAACAGCCGAATCCAG GTATTCGACAGTTCTGGCTCCTTCCTGTCCTATATCAACACCTCTGCGGAGCCACTGTATGGCCCACAGGGCTTGGCATTGACCTCGGATGGCCACGTGGTAGTGGCTGATGCTGGCAACCACTGTTTTAAGGCCTATCGTTACCTCCAGTAG